GAGATAGTATTATTAGAGATTTAAATGGTTCAAGAGGATATCTTGAAATAACAAAAGATAAAACGGATTATTTTGTGTTTTTAAGTCCAATTGAATTTATTGATTGGAAATTAGGATTTTTTATTGAAAAAAATTATATATTCCCAAGTTTTATTACATATTACTCATATGGATTAATATTTTTAGTTATAATTGCATTCATAACTATTTTAATAAATTATGCAATATTTAAAAGACGTTTAATAATACCTTTAGATAAAATGAAAATCGAATTAAAAAAGTTTAATGAATTAAGATTTAATGATGTAAATATAGAAATTACAGAACCAATGCTTATAGATATTTCTGATAATTTGCAATTAACTGCGATGAACTTAAAAGAAACATTTAATAATTTTTCAAATCAAATATATAAACTAGAAGAAAATATTAATAGAACAGAAGTTTTAATTAATGAAGAATTGAAAAGAATAAATGAAGAAAATGATACAATAGAAAAATTATCAAATACTTTTGAGGCTATTACAAAATCAATAAATGATTCGAAAAATCTTTCTGAAAACTTTAAAAATAAGCTAAATTCATTTGATGATGAATTAGATAAATTAAGGCAAAGTACATTAAAGTCTAAATCAAAAATATCATTTTTAAATGAAATAATTTCCAAAGTTACTAATATTTCAGAAAAAGTTAGTGATTTATCATTTAGAGCTGAGATACTATCTTTAAATGCAGCTTTAGAAGCTTCTAAAGAAAATACTAATTTATCATTTGCAGTTATAGCAGCTGATATGAGAGATATGTCCTATGTATTAAAAGACTATAATTCAAAAACAAATTCTGAAATTAATCATATAATTGAGAATTTAAGTAGTTATAAAAATGATTTAGATGAATTATTTAAAACAATAGATTTAAATATATCAGAAATAAGGAAAGTTACAGCAAATTATAAAGATTTAGAGAATTTTATAAAAGAATATTCAATATCCACTACACAAGTAAAGAATGCTCTAAATATTCTTAAATTAATAATTAATAAAAATAAGAATATTATGGATAATATAGTTGAAGATTTTAATGAAATTAAAAGAAACTATGGAGAATTGAAAAAAATATTTGTTTCTAAAAAATCTCCCAAAAATTTAGAGGAAATATTTAGAAAATTAGATGAATTAGAAAGTAAAGATGAAAATGCAGGAAGTGAATCAGATGAAGAACCCATTTGAAAACCTCAAAAAGATGATTCTATTAAAAGATAAAATTCTTCATTATGTTGTATTTAAAATCGATGATATATACTATGCACTGAATACTAGATATATAAAAGAAATATTAAGATCAAAAGAAAAGAAAGAGTTACCCAATACTCCAAATTACATGGTTGGGGTAATAAATAACAATTATCCAATTACACTAATAGATTTAAAATATATATTAAAAAAACAACATCAGGATTATACAAATAAAATGTTTGTTATATCATTTTTGTATGAAAAAAATTATTATGGATTTTTTACTAAAGAAATAATAGATGTTGTTCCCATAGAAGAATATAATTTAGTTGATAAAAGTGAAGGTTTGGAAGAGTACTTTTTTGTCGATAAAACATTTTCATATGATGGGAACATTGTTTTTATAATAAATATAGAAAAAATGTTTAAAAAAGGAACCAACGATTATTAGTCGTTGGTTCCTTTTTTTATTATCTAATTTATTATTATCTAAATAATTGAGTAATTTGTTGAGGTAATTGATTTGCTTGTGCAAGCATTGCAGTACCAGATTGCATAAGTATTTGTTGTTTAGTAAATTCAGCCATTTCTTTAGCCATATCAGCATCTCTAATACGTGATTCAGCTGCTGTTAAGTTTTCTTGAGCAACACCTAAGTTTTTAATTGTATGTTCAAGTCTATTTTGTGCGGCCCCCAATTTAGCCCTAAAAGCGGAGACTCTATATATAGCAGCATCAATTGCACTTATAGCAAATTCTGAGTCAGATGCTGTTGTAATTTTTATAGCAGTAGTTAACCCTAAGTCAGATGATTTCATACTTTCAAATCCCATTGAAATAACTTGACCTTCATTAGCTCCGATATGGAAATTTAATGGTTTAACTCCATCAGACCCGGCAGTAACCTGACCGTATACAGCAATAGCTGCTCCATCTACTTTTGTTCCGCTTGCTAATGTTCCACCAAAGTCATTAATATTTGCTATTTGATTAGTATCCCATTTTATTCCGATGGAACCACCACCAACTCCAACAATAGCTGAACCGTTGGAGGCAAGAGTGGTAACGCTATTAGTACCGCCAGCTGTTACAATTGTTATTTTTACATCAATACCAGAGGTAGCAGCACCTTGGAATTGTCCAACTTCAATAATAACATTAGCATCTTTAGTTATAGTATGTAATAATCCATTTGAACTTACAGATGTATCAATTTCAAAATGCGCTGTTCCTGGTGCGACTAATTTAGCGTCTTGTTTTCTTGTTTCTCTAATAGATCCGTCTAACAAATTTTTTGTATTAAATTGAGTGGTTTTAGCTATTCTATCAA
This genomic interval from Marinitoga litoralis contains the following:
- a CDS encoding flagellin, which produces MRIYHNMEALNAWRTLSNVKGSMGKTLEKLSSGLRINRAADDAAGLAISEKMRNQIKGLETAIRNAQDAVSMIQTAEGGLDEVHSILKRMRELAVQSTTDSNTDADRTQLQNEFSELRDEIDRIAKTTQFNTKNLLDGSIRETRKQDAKLVAPGTAHFEIDTSVSSNGLLHTITKDANVIIEVGQFQGAATSGIDVKITIVTAGGTNSVTTLASNGSAIVGVGGGSIGIKWDTNQIANINDFGGTLASGTKVDGAAIAVYGQVTAGSDGVKPLNFHIGANEGQVISMGFESMKSSDLGLTTAIKITTASDSEFAISAIDAAIYRVSAFRAKLGAAQNRLEHTIKNLGVAQENLTAAESRIRDADMAKEMAEFTKQQILMQSGTAMLAQANQLPQQITQLFR
- a CDS encoding chemotaxis protein CheW — encoded protein: MKNPFENLKKMILLKDKILHYVVFKIDDIYYALNTRYIKEILRSKEKKELPNTPNYMVGVINNNYPITLIDLKYILKKQHQDYTNKMFVISFLYEKNYYGFFTKEIIDVVPIEEYNLVDKSEGLEEYFFVDKTFSYDGNIVFIINIEKMFKKGTNDY